Proteins found in one Zea mays cultivar B73 chromosome 1, Zm-B73-REFERENCE-NAM-5.0, whole genome shotgun sequence genomic segment:
- the LOC100276732 gene encoding uncharacterized protein LOC100276732, which translates to MASTTTTASNNLAGVWLGELSSALHGTWQAVAVAATHGLGEDDDPRLPCQQQQRPWRGDDRSSSNNKALRGAAAAGTDRREGDVARCGGAMSDTTLYLLLDRFAPS; encoded by the coding sequence ATGGCTTCCACGACGACGACGGCATCCAACAACCTGGCGGGCGTGTGGCTCGGCGAGCTCTCGTCGGCGCTGCATGGGACGTGGCAGGCGGTGGCCGTGGCCGCCACCCACGGGCTCGGCGAGGACGACGACCCGCGGCTGCCGTGCCAGCAGCAGCAGAGGCCGTGGCGaggcgacgacaggagcagcagcaacaacaaggcGTTGCGAGGAGCCGCGGCGGCCGGGACGGACAGGCGGGAGGGGGACGTCGCGAGGTGCGGCGGCGCCATGTCCGACACCACGCTCTACCTCCTCCTCGACCGGTTCGCGCCCAGCTGA
- the LOC103640517 gene encoding extra-large guanine nucleotide-binding protein 1, with the protein MAAGASDYSFAAEYVGPPLPYTLPRAIPLDLSRIPLAALSSSPPASPSASSSPLPVVRPLTPSSLCNAIHAHAHPAPRSAVPAPAGGGAVVDSPTSVIENHHAAAHHSAELPSSPSDDEAAGDGDGDGGSEALPLKPRHHPPVVTFAETSGSLLQSSDDEDEYEEEDDDDDDADAGETRPRAAAGQSSGSLSPAHWRGGRTRGCYRCGKGGGFWGRDKESCLACGARYCVGCVLRAMGSMPEGRKCLECIGRPVAESRRDALGRGSRVLRRLLSAAEVELVMRSERECAANQLRAEDVYVNGSKLSPEELVVLQGCPCPPSRLRPGFYWYDKVSGFWGKEGHKPHCIITANLNVGGSLDQKASNGNTGILINGREITKSELQMLKLAGVQCAGKPHFWVNADGTYQEEGQKTVKGKIWDKPIVKLLSPVLSLPTPNKAANQSSEDAVDIVNRAIPDYLEQRTTQKFLLVGSGASTILKQAKFLYKTGKPFSVDEREDLKLIIQSNIYNYLGILLEGRERFEEESLADRRKTSQCDPSSSGCCEPGLCDEVTEYSLIPRLKAFSDWILKAMALGNLEDIFPAASREYAPLVDELWKDPAIQATYRRSELPFLPPAASYFLDKAVDISRTEYELSDMDILYADGITSSDGVASTEFSFPQLSLGGLGVDEPDAQDTLLRYQLIRINSRGLHGNCKWLQMFDDVRLVIFCVAASDYDEYYEDANGTIVNKMIESRQLFESITLHPTFEQADFLLLLTKFDLLEQKISSSPLTSCDWFSDFTPLISRNLLNGGGGGGRRTARSSTGATLPQMAAHYMATKFKRLFESMTGRKLYVSYVNALDQESVRSAIRYGREVVKWEEEKPVFGASETVYSEEPSSFTA; encoded by the exons ATGGCCGCTGGAGCCAGCGACTACTCTTTCGCGGCGGAGTACGTTGGCCCGCCACTCCCCTACACGCTCCCGCGCGCCATCCCGCTCGACCTCTCCCGCATCCCGCTCGCCGCGCTGTCTTCCTCGCCCCCGGCCTCCCCCTCCGCCTCCTCGTCTCCACTCCCCGTCGTTCGCCCGCTCACCCCGTCCTCCCTCTGCAACGCCATCCACGCGCACGCCCACCCGGCGCCCCGCTCCGCCGTCCCCGCGCCAGCCGGGGGAGGAGCTGTGGTGGATTCCCCCACCTCCGTCATCGAGAACCACCACGCTGCCGCGCACCACTCCGCCGAGCTCCCCTCTTCCCCCTCCGACGACGAGGCCgcaggcgacggcgacggcgacggcggctcCGAGGCGCTGCCGCTGAAGCCTCGCCACCACCCGCCCGTGGTCACCTTCGCCGAGACCAGCGGCTCCCTCCTCCAGTCCTCTGATGACGAGGACGAgtatgaggaggaggacgacgacgacgacgatgccgACGCAGGGGAGACTCGGCCCCGTGCTGCTGCCGGCCAGTCGAGCGGCTCCCTCTCCCCTGCGCACTGGAGGGGCGGCAGGACCCGCGGCTGCTACAGGTGCGGAAAAGGAGGCGGCTTCTGGGGCCGCGACAAGGAGTCGTGCCTCGCCTGCGGCGCGCGGTACTGCGTGGGGTGCGTGCTCCGGGCGATGGGCTCCATGCCGGAGGGGCGCAAGTGCCTGGAGTGCATCGGCCGGCCAGTGGCCGAGTCCAGGCGGGACGCGCTGGGGCGAGGGTCGCGCGTGCTCCGGCGGCTTCTCAGCGCAGCAGAGGTGGAGCTGGTCATGAGGAGTGAACGGGAATGCGCGGCAAACCAGCTGCGGGCGGAGGACGTGTACGTCAACGGCTCCAAGCTGTCGCCTGAGGAGCTCGTGGTGCTGCAGGGGTGCCCGTGCCCGCCGTCTAGGCTCCGCCCGGGGTTCTATTGGTACGATAAGGTGTCTGGCTTCTGGGGAAAG GAGGGACACAAACCACATTGCATAATCACCGCAAATCTAAATGTTGGAGGTTCTCTAGATCAAAAAGCAAGCAACGGGAACACCGGAATATTGATTAATGGGCGAGAGATTACAAAATCTGAACTGCAAATGCTTAAG TTGGCAGGAGTCCAATGTGCTGGGAAACCTCACTTTTGGGTGAACGCTGATGGGACTTACCAAGAGGAAGGCCAAAAAACTGTTAAAGGAAAGATCTGGGATAAG CCTATAGTGAAGCTTCTTAGTCCTGTTCtgtcattgccaacacccaacaaAGCAGCTAATCAATCCAGCGAAGATGCTGTTGACATAGTAAACAGAGCCATCCCTGACTACCTGGAACAAAGAACAACACAGAAGTTTTTGTTGGTTGGGTCAGGGGCAAGCACCATACTCAAGCAG GCGAAGTTCTTGTACAAGACTGGCAAGCCATTTTCAGTGGATGAGCGTGAAGATCTGAAACTTATCATACAAAGCAACATATACAACTACCTTGGCATATTGCTTGAAGGGCGTGAGCGGTTTGAAGAGGAATCTTTAGCTGATAGAAGAAAAACCAGTCAGTGTGACCCTTCTAGCTCTG GGTGTTGTGAACCTGGATTATGTGACGAAGTCACTGAGTACTCCCTTATTCCACGTTTGAAAGCATTCTCAGATTGGATTCTTAAAGCAATGGCTTTAGGTAATCTTGAAGACATATTTCCTGCAGCAAGCCGTGAATATGCACCACTTGTTGATGAATTATGGAAAGATCCTGCTATTCAAGCTACATATAGAAGAAGTGAACTGCCATTCCTTCCACCTGCTGCCAGTTATTTTCTTGACAAG GCTGTTGATATATCTCGAACGGAATATGAGCTGTCAGATATGGATATACTGTATGCTGATGGGATTACATCCTCAGATGGGGTAGCATCAACTGAATTCTCTTTCCCTCAGCTGTCTTTGGGTGGACTGGGTGTTGATGAGCCCGATGCACAAGACACTttgctaag GTACCAATTGATCAGGATAAACAGTAGAGGTTTGCATGGGAACTGCAAATGGCTGCAAATGTTCGATGACGTAAGGCTTGTTATCTTCTGTGTTGCTGCTAGCGACTACGATGAGTACTACGAAGATGCAAACGGTACCATTGTCAACAAGATGATAGAGAGCAGGCAGCTGTTCGAGAGCATCACCCTCCATCCAACATTCGAGCAAGCAGACTTCCTTCTGCTCCTCACCAAGTTCGATCTCCTAGAGCAGAAGATCAGCAGTTCCCCGCTGACCTCGTGCGATTGGTTCAGCGACTTCACTCCCCTGATCAGCCGCAACCTCCTcaacggcggtggcggcggcggccgcaGGACTGCGCGCAGCAGCACCGGCGCGACACTGCCCCAGATGGCTGCGCACTACATGGCGACCAAGTTCAAGAGGCTGTTCGAGTCGATGACGGGGCGGAAGCTCTACGTGTCGTACGTGAACGCTCTGGACCAGGAGTCCGTCCGGTCGGCGATCCGCTACGGGCGGGAGGTCGTCAAGTGGGAGGAGGAGAAGCCCGTGTTCGGTGCCAGCGAGACAGTCTACAGCGAGGAGCCGAGCTCCTTCACTGCCTGA